The Daucus carota subsp. sativus chromosome 7, DH1 v3.0, whole genome shotgun sequence genome window below encodes:
- the LOC108193156 gene encoding protein MHF1 homolog: MENQQEDESAAADLLRDRFRLSTISIVQSEAKQNNMEISEPIVACISDLAFKYAEHVAKDLELFAAHGGRKTVNMKDVILCAHRNEHLADLLRSFGNDLKDKDPQSEKKRKKKSRKDDNAASSVLHIPDDT; encoded by the exons ATGGAAAATCAGCAAGAGGATGAATCAGCGGCCGCCGATCTGTTGAgagatagattcagactctctaCTATCTCTATCGTCCAATCCGAAG cCAAACAGAACAACATGGAAATTTCAGAACCAATTGTGGCTTGTATCTCTGATTTGGCCTTCAAATATGCTG AACATGTTGCAAAGGACCTTGAATTATTTGCAGCTCATGGAGGTCGCAAGACTGTCAACATGAAAGACGTCATTCTTTGTG CACATCGGAATGAACATCTTGCTGACTTGCTGAGATCCTTCGGCAATGACCTAAAAGATAAAGACCCTCAGTCAGAAAAGAAGCGaaagaaaaaatcaagaaaGGATGACAACGCTGCTTCCTCTGTACTACATATTCCTGATGATACTTAG
- the LOC108196828 gene encoding uncharacterized protein LOC108196828 — protein MSKSKSPEAAMEKEKTVMEEEAIRLKTLAEESYTSSDLNSALKLAKKSLRLCPHLDGTSDLITAFKILRSGAASSTVDSSPDWYKILQIEPFSHINTIKKQYKKLALTLHPDKNPFAASEEAFKLVGDAFRVLSDKIRRKEYDMKLRIALQEKEVAEMDKEGVEVFWTACSTCRLLHQFERKYLGHSLMCPSCKKSFKAVEFSDNANKKGVDDNVVGVDNVVGDGGGVGDRMKTKRSGVRDSEVKRKMSSVGEILKRGEGERINRGVGEGERIDRDEVVEDVGGLDSAVLSGDGKGNAVNGSASVNEVLRSKRVRKPRDLDKLDAGSSAASVMYESLKAKRAKSGGDEMMTIAQMQMLAKKKGNEKNLKLDEKEKEKVNETNETSDVSIGGSVETERRSSSKKGASSKASKSGGKEMITVEDLGFDESEEARTEQSSRKRKKAKKRKKTSDLMNCGNLGTEKISLTNNGTPGRGSSKNGTLSRASKSRNMDIVTTEELDFSDFDEDGTESSFQKGERVKKRKEVPEVPNGGNLETGKKSLLKDGTSSRTANSGHMEIMTVEDSDFYDFDKDRAERSFQKGQVWAIFDDDDGMPRQYVLIDDVVSVNPFEVRLSWLDLQNDDDVLVSWEKLGFRICCGRFKVSRKISVNLLNIFSHVVDSDRVAKELYRIYPKKGSVWALYNESAKDSEGRNLGDKDRRCYDVAVFFTSYSEVHGLSMGYLEKVDGFKSVFKRKDIGGHAIKWLEKDDMRLISHQIPARKLSGEEVSVSAKECWELDPASLHPESLAIS, from the coding sequence atgtcaaaatcaaaatcaccagAAGCAGCAATGGAGAAAGAAAAAACAGTAATGGAAGAAGAAGCCATCCGTCTCAAAACCCTAGCCGAAGAATCCTACACCTCCTCCGACCTCAACTCCGCTCTCAAACTCGCCAAGAAATCCCTCCGTCTCTGTCCACACTTAGACGGCACTTCCGACCTCATCACCGCCTTCAAAATCCTCCGCTCCGGCGCCGCCAGTTCAACCGTCGATTCCTCCCCTGACTGGTACAAAATTCTCCAAATTGAGCCTTTTTCTCATATTAATACTATTAAGAAACAGTATAAGAAGCTTGCTTTGACTTTGCATCCTGATAAGAATCCGTTTGCTGCTTCCGAGGAGGCGTTTAAGCTCGTTGGAGATGCGTTTAGGGTTTTGTCGGATAAGATTAGGCGGAAGGAGTATGATATGAAGTTGAGGATTGCGTTGCAGGAGAAGGAGGTTGCGGAGATGGATAAGGAGGGTGTGGAGGTGTTTTGGACTGCGTGTTCGACTTGTCGGTTGTTGCATCAGTTTGAGAGGAAGTATTTGGGGCATAGTTTGATGTGTCCTAGTTGTAAGAAGAGTTTTAAGGCGGTTGAGTTTTCGGATAATGCGAATAAGAAAGGCGTTGATGATAATGTTGTTGGTGTGGATAATGTTGTTGGTGATGGTGGTGGTGTAGGTGATAGGATGAAAACTAAGAGGAGTGGTGTTAGGGATTCGGAAGTGAAGCGGAAGATGAGTAGTGTTGGGGAGATTTTGAAGAGAGGGGAGGGTGAGAGGATTAATAGGGGTGTAGGGGAGGGTGAGAGGATTGATAGGGATGAGGTTGTGGAGGACGTAGGGGGATTGGATAGTGCAGTGCTGAGTGGAGATGGGAAGGGGAATGCAGTGAATGGCAGTGCTAGTGTGAATGAGGTATTGAGGTCGAAGAGAGTGAGGAAGCCGAGAGACTTAGATAAGTTGGATGCAGGGAGTAGTGCTGCGAGTGTAATGTATGAGAGTTTGAAGGCAAAGAGAGCAAAAAGTGGGGGTGATGAAATGATGACTATTGCGCAAATGCAAATGTTAGCAAAGAAGAAAGGTAATGAGAAGAATTTGAAGCTTGATGAGAAGGAGAAAGAGAAGGTGAATGAAACAAACGAGACATCTGATGTGAGTATTGGCGGGAGTGTGGAAACTGAGAGAAGGAGTTCATCAAAGAAAGGAGCCTCAAGTAAAGCATCCAAAAGTGGAGGTAAGGAGATGATTACAGTGGAAGACTTGGGTTTTGATGAATCTGAGGAAGCAAGAACAGAACAGAGTTCTCGGAAAAGAAAGAAGgcgaagaagaggaagaagacaTCCGACTTAATGAATTGTGGGAATTTGGGAACTGAAAAAATCAGTCTAACAAATAATGGAACCCCTGGTAGGGGATCCTCAAAGAATGGAACCTTGAGTAGGGCTTCTAAAAGTAGAAATATGGATATAGTGACAACGGAAGAGTTGGATTTTTCTGATTTTGATGAAGATGGAACAGAAAGTAGTTTTCAGAAAGGAGAGAGGGTGAAAAAGAGGAAGGAGGTACCTGAAGTTCCTAATGGTGGGAATTTGGAAACCGGGAAAAAAAGTTTGTTAAAGGATGGAACCTCAAGTAGGACAGCAAATAGTGGACATATGGAGATAATGACAGTGGAAGATTCGGATTTCTATGATTTTGATAAAGACAGAGCAGAGAGAAGTTTCCAGAAAGGGCAAGTGTGGGCTATTTTTGATGACGATGATGGAATGCCTAGGCAGTATGTGTTGATAGATGATGTGGTTTCAGTCAATCCATTTGAAGTAAGATTGAGCTGGCTAGATcttcaaaatgatgatgatgtatTGGTCAGCTGGGAGAAACTTGGATTTCGTATTTGCTGTGGGAGGTTCAAAGTTTCTAGGAAGATTTCGGTGAATCTATTGAATATATTTTCACATGTTGTGGATTCTGATCGAGTGGCAAAAGAGTTGTATAGGATCTATCCGAAGAAGGGTTCGGTGTGGGCGCTCTATAATGAAAGTGCTAAAGATTCTGAAGGGAGGAACTTGGGTGATAAGGATAGGCGCTGTTATGATGTTGCTGTGTTTTTTACCAGTTACAGTGAGGTACATGGGTTGAGCATGGGATATCTTGAGAAGGTTGATGGTTTCAAGTCAGTTTTCAAAAGGAAAGACATTGGTGGCCATGCTATTAAATGGCTTGAAAAAGATGATATGCGATTAATCTCACATCAGATTCCTGCAAGGAAACTTTCAGGGGAAGAGGTCTCAGTTTCTGCTAAAGAATGTTGGGAGCTTGATCCTGCCTCACTTCATCCCGAGTCTCTCGCCATTAGTTAG
- the LOC108195940 gene encoding auxin response factor 2B, translated as MTSTEVLSKGANNPRGASLYNDRNDVGAAPANSGGGKGVVDADTALYTELWKACAGPLVTVPRQHELVYYFPQGHIEQVEASTNQVAEQQMPMYNLPSKILCRVVNVNLKAEPDTDEVFAQVTLMPEPNQDENTARKDPVPPPQPHFNVHSFCKTLTASDTSTHGGFSVLRRHADECLPPLDMTRQPPTQELVAKDLHGNEWRFRHIFRGQPRRHLLQSGWSVFVSSKRLVAGDAFIFLRGENGDLRVGVRRALRQQTNVPSSVISSHSMHLGVLATAWHAIQTGTMFTVYYKPRTSPSEFIVPYDQYMESVKSNYSIGMRFKMRFEGEEAPEQRFTGTIVGTEEADPKSWPGSMWRFLKVRWDETSSIPRPDTVSPWKIEPALSPPALNPLPVPRQKRPRSNLLPYSPDSSVLTREGSSKVATDPLPSIGFSRVLQVQEISTLGGNFAESIESDLSDKPVVWPRSTDDEKTDVPTSQRYRSEKWSPLGRGESSFTDLLSGFGSQTNSSHDLVVPSSVQTTATANSKKLQLHEEEGNFNSVSSRWPMMSSNLSLNLGSGSNGHMQGSDAYQTRRDTRYGNYNNCLVQPGHMGDQNQGLMPPPHSYYHSMPVHSREAMPRSSPTGQEANKPKDRNCKLFGIPLVSSTVTTETVAAQRNTMIEAAGDMHLGLQPHRSPIFESDKWSEHLKGSKVAINSIAHDEQEKSLPSCQPTVKDGQSKVPGGSTRSCTKVHKQGIALGRSVDLAKFDNYDELIAELDQLFEFDGELKARKKSWLVVYTDDEGDMMLVGDDPWQEFCGMVRKIYIYTREEIQRMNPGALNPKGEESSSVAAEGVDATEVKNLLPSFNYEDSDV; from the exons ATGACGAGTACCGAGGTTTTAAGTAAAGGAGCTAATAATCCACGTGGAGCGAGCTTGTATAATGATCGAAACGACGTCGGAGCTGCTCCGGCGAATTCCGGCGGCGGAAAAG GTGTAGTTGATGCTGATACAGCTTTGTATACGGAGTTATGGAAGGCTTGTGCTGGTCCGCTTGTTACTGTGCCTCGTCAACATGAGCTCGTGTATTATTTCCCTCAAGGTCACATTGAACAG GTGGAAGCTTCGACTAATCAGGTGGCAGAACAGCAGATGCCGATGTATAATCTTCCCTCCAAGATATTGTGTAGAGTTGTTAATGTTAACTTAAAG GCTGAGCCGGACACGGATGAGGTGTTTGCACAAGTGACTTTAATGCCTGAACCAAAT CAAGATGAGAATACTGCGAGGAAGGATCCCGTGCCTCCACCCCAGCCTCATTTTAATGTACATTCCTTTTGCAAGACCCTCACCGCATCTGATACAAGCACTCACGGAGGGTTCTCAGTGTTGAGACGGCATGCTGATGAATGCTTACCCCCATTG GACATGACACGACAACCCCCAACACAAGAGTTAGTGGCGAAAGATCTACACGGGAATGAGTGGCGTTTTAGACATATATTTCGGG GACAACCAAGGAGACACTTGCTTCAGAGTGGGTGGAGTGTCTTTGTTAGCTCAAAAAGGCTGGTTGCTGGGGATGCTTTCATTTTCCTTAG GGGTGAGAATGGAGACCTTCGTGTTGGTGTAAGGCGTGCTCTAAGACAGCAGACTAATGTACCATCatcagtcatatcaagtcatagCATGCATCTCGGGGTCCTTGCAACAGCTTGGCATGCAATCCAGACGGGAACAATGTTTACAGTCTATTACAAACCCAG GACCAGCCCTTCAGAGTTTATTGTTCCTTATGATCAATATATGGAGTCCGTTAAAAGCAATTATTCAATTGGAATGAGATTTAAAATGAGATTTGAAGGAGAAGAAGCTCCGGAGCAGAG ATTTACTGGAACCATAGTTGGAACTGAAGAGGCTGATCCCAAAAGCTGGCCGGGATCTATGTGGAGATTTCTCAAA GTGCGATGGGATGAAACTTCCAGTATTCCTCGACCTGACACAGTATCTCCTTGGAAAATTGAGCCTGCTCTTTCCCCTCCAGCACTAAATCCACTACCAGTGCCAAGACAAAAAAGACCTCGATCAAACTTGCTGCCTTATTCTCCAGACTCATCTGTTCTCACAAGGGAAG GCTCATCAAAAGTAGCCACAGATCCTTTGCCTTCAATTGGGTTCTCAAGGGTTTTGCAAGTTCAAGAAATATCGACCTTGGGGGGCAATTTTGCTGAGAGTATTGAGTCGGATTTATCTGATAAGCCAGTGGTATGGCCACGGTCCACAGATGATGAGAAGACTGATGTCCCTACTTCACAAAGATATAGGTCTGAAAAATGGTCACCTTTAGGCAGGGGTGAATCGTCCTTCACTGATCTGCTATCAGGTTTTGGAAGTCAAACCAATTCCTCCCACGATCTGGTTGTTCCTTCTAGTGTTCAAACGACAGCTACTGCAAACTCAAAAAAACTTCAATTGCATGAGGAAGAAGGCAATTTTAATTCAGTTTCAAGTCGCTGGCCGATGATGTCATCCAATCTTTCACTGAACCTAGGTTCTGGCTCTAATGGCCATATGCAAGGTAGTGATGCTTATCAGACACGGCGGGACACTAGATATGGTAACTATAACAATTGTCTCGTGCAACCAGGCCATATGGGTGACCAAAATCAAGGGTTGATGCCTCCACCGCATTCATATTATCATTCGATGCCTGTTCATTCAAGAGAGGCGATGCCAAGATCCTCACCGACGGGGCAAGAGGCAAATAAGCCGAAAGACAGAAATTGTAAGCTCTTTGGTATACCTCTAGTGAGCAGTACTGTTACCACGGAGACTGTAGCGGCACAGAGAAATACTATGATAGAGGCAGCAGGGGATATGCATTTAGGCTTGCAACCACATCGCTCACCTATCTTTGAATCGGATAAATGGTCTGAACATTTGAAGGGTTCGAAAGTGGCAATTAACTCAATTGCCCATGATGAACAGGAGAAATCTCTTCCCTCCTGTCAGCCAACAGTCAAAGATGGTCAAAGCAAAGTCCCTGGAGGTTCAACAAGGAGCTGTACTAAG GTACATAAGCAGGGCATTGCCCTTGGTCGATCTGTGGACCTTgcgaagtttgacaactatgaTGAGCTAATTGCTGAATTGGACCAGCTTTTCGAGTTTGATGGAGAACTGAAGGCTCGCAAAAAAAGTTGGTTGGTAGTCTATACTGATGATGAGGGTGATATGATGCTTGTTGGAGATGATCCATGGCA GGAATTTTGTGGTATGGTCCGtaaaatatacatttatacCAGAGAGGAGATCCAGCGAATGAATCCAGGAGCCCTGAATCCCAAAGGTGAGGAAAGTTCTTCAGTGGCCGCAGAAGGAGTAGATGCAACAGAAGTCAAGAATTTACTCCCTTCATTTAATTATGAAGATTCGGATGTTTAA
- the LOC108193155 gene encoding magnesium protoporphyrin IX methyltransferase, chloroplastic: MAFSSALFSASPLRFHPKRPSPFPSLTNPTRKPLSVSAIFPQTIDPLDTTTIAVIGGSSVAAIAAALSLTDPEKRRQLQAEEVGGGDKEVVREYFNNNGFQRWKKIYGDTDEVNKVQLDIRIGHAKTVENVMKMLTDDGPLSGVTVCDAGCGTGCLSIPLAKEGAIVSASDISAAMVSEAEKQARDELLSGDGKLSPAPVLPKFEVKDLESLDGKYHTVVCLDVLIHYPQNKADAMIAHLASLAEKRLILSFAPKTFYYDTLKRIGELFPGPSKATRAYLHSEADVERALRKVGWKINKRGLTTTNFYFSKIFEAVPV, from the exons ATGGCGTTCTCGTCAGCCCTATTCTCCGCAAGTCCACTCCGCTTCCACCCCAAAAGGCCCAGCCCATTCCCCTCTCTCACCAACCCGACCCGCAAACCCCTCTCAGTCTCCGCCATTTTCCCTCAAACAATCGACCCCCTCGACACCACCACCATCGCCGTCATCGGCGGCAGCTCCGTCGCCGCCATTGCCGCCGCGCTCTCTCTCACGGACCCGGAGAAGCGCCGCCAGCTACAAGCCGAAGAAGTAGGCGGCGGCGACAAGGAAGTCGTGCGAGAGTATTTCAACAACAATGGGTTTCAGAGGTGGAAGAAAATATACGGGGACACTGATGAAGTTAATAAGGTGCAGTTGGATATTAGAATTGGACACGCGAAGACGGTGGAGAATGTTATGAAAATGCTCACTGATGATGGGCCGTTGAGTGGTGTCACTGTTTGTGATGCTGGTTGTGGTACTGGCTGTCTTTCGATTCCGCTTGCTAAGGAGGGGGCTATTGTGTCGGCAAGCGACATTTCGGCTGCTATGGTTTCTGAGGCTGAGAAACAG GCTAGAGACGAGCTCCTAAGCGGGGATGGCAAACTGTCACCAGCACCTGTTCTTCCAAAATTTGAGGTTAAGGATTTGGAGAGCTTAGATGGGAAGTATCATACAGTTGTATGTCTCGATGTTTTGATACATTACCCACAAAATAAAGCAGATGCGATGATTGCCCATCTTGCCTCATTGGCTGAGAAACGTTTGATTTTAAGTTTTGCTCCAAAAACATTTTATTATGACACGCTGAAGCGGATTGGGGAGTTATTTCCAGGTCCTTCCAAGGCAACAAGGGCATATCTTCATTCAGAAGCAGATGTTGAAAGGGCATTGCGAAAGGTTGGATGGAAAATAAACAAGAGAGGTCTAACTACTACtaacttttatttttcaaagatcTTTGAGGCTGTCCCTGTATAG